From Anomalospiza imberbis isolate Cuckoo-Finch-1a 21T00152 chromosome 22, ASM3175350v1, whole genome shotgun sequence, a single genomic window includes:
- the LOC137486703 gene encoding keratin, type I cytoskeletal 15-like produces MSCSIKRTSSTSYRSGGGGGGACGGGSGRSSSVSCRRYASSVIGGGSYGGAACGGYGGSLSMGSLAGGFGGGFAGICGPGGDLLLSGNEKVTMQNLNDRLASYLDKVRRLEEENAQLEHHIREWYRKQAPSVSKDYSSYYQTIEQLQNQIISATVDNNRMILDIDNSKMTADDFRMKYENELVIRQTVEGDINGLRNILDDLTTTRSSLESELESLKDELIALKRNHEEEMRQLQSQTGGDVSVEVNAAPGEDLTKILNDLRDEYEEIIAKNRREVEQWYEVKIQEVNQQVTSSSQDIQTSSQQLTELRREMQNLEIELQAQLSTKSSLENSLAETESRYSRILQQIQAQINCIEEELASIRCEMEGQSQEYKMLLGIKMRLEQEIQQYRSLLQEGQQDLVYVVCLQIRAQILSQAFLSWHSWKTEQNILLVSS; encoded by the exons ATGAGCTGCAGCATCAAGAGAACATCCAGCACCTCGTACAGGAgcggaggaggaggtggaggtgCCTGCGGTGGCGGCAGCGGCCGCAGCTCCTCCGTGTCCTGCCGGCGCTACGCCTCCTCCGTCATCGGCGGTGGCAGCTACGGCGGGGCAGCCTGCGGGGGCTACGGGGGCAGCCTGAGCATGGGCAGCCTTGCCGGGGGCTTCGGCGGGGGCTTTGCGGGAATCTGCGGCCCTGGGGGGGACCTGCTGCTGAGCGGCAATGAGAAGGTCACCATGCAGAACCTCAACGACCGCCTGGCCTCCTACCTGGACAAGGTGCGAAGGCTGGAGGAAGAGAACGCTCAGCTTGAGCACCACATCCGGGAGTGGTACAGGAAACAAGCTCCCAGCGTTTCCAAGGACTACAGCTCCTACTACCAGACCATCGAACAACTCCAAAATCAG ATTATTTCTGCCACTGTGGACAACAACAGGATGATTCTGGACATTGATAACAGCAAGATGACTGCCGATGACTTCCGAATGAA GTATGAGAATGAGCTGGTCATCCGTCAGACCGTGGAGGGTGACATCAATGGCCTGAGAAACATCCTGGATGATCTCACTACCACTCGGTCTTCCCTGGAATCTGAGCTGGAGTCCTTGAAGGATGAGCTGATTGCTCTCAAGAGAAACCATGAGGAG GAAATGAGGCAGCTCCAGTCCCAAACTGGTGGCGACGTGAGCGTGGAGGTCAATGCTGCCCCTGGAGAAGACTTGACAAAGATCCTGAATGACCTGAGAGATGAATATGAAGAGATCATTGCGAAGAACCGCCGGGAGGTGGAGCAGTGGTATGAGGTCAAG ATCCAAGAAGTCAACCAGCAGGTCACTTCCAGCAGCCAGGACATCCAGAcaagcagccagcagctcacCGAGCTGAGGCGCGAGATGCAGAACCTGGAGATCGAActgcaggcacagctcagcacG AAAAGCTCTCTGGAAAACTCCCTGGCAGAAACCGAGTCTCGCTACAGCCGCATACTCCAACAAATCCAGGCACAGATCAACTGCATCGAGGAGGAGCTGGCCAGCATCCGCTGTGAGATGGAGGGTCAGAGCCAGGAGTACaagatgctcctgggcatcaAGATGCGCCTGGAGCAGGAGATCCAGCAGTACCGGTcgctgctgcaggaggggcaGCAGGACCTTGTGTACGTTGTCTGTTTGCAAATAAGGGCCCAAATTTTATCACAAGCTTTTCTCTCTTGGCACTCATGGAAGACAGAGCAGAATATTTTACTTGTCTCTAGCTGA
- the LOC137486779 gene encoding keratin, type I cytoskeletal 14-like isoform X3, translating into MSCSIKRTSSTSYRSGGGGGGACGGGSGRSSSVSCRRYASSVIGGGSYGGAACGGYGGSLSMGSLAGGFGGGFAGICGPGGDLLLSGNEKVTMQNLNDRLASYLDKVRRLEEENAQLEHHIREWYRKQAPSVSKDYSSYYQTIEQLQNQIISATVDNNKMLLDIDNSKMTADDFRMKYENELVIRQTVEADINGLRNLMDDLTLVRSSLESELESLKDELIALKRNHEEEMRQLQSQTGGDVSVEVNAAPGEDLTKILNDLRDEYEEIIAKNRREVEQWYEVKIQEVNQQVTSSSQDIQTSSQQLTELRREMQNLEIELQAQLSTKSSLENSLAETESRYSCLLQQIQAQINCIEEELASIRCEMEGQSQEYKMLLGIKMRLEQEIQQYRSLLQEGQQDLVASQGAFQGGGKSSQSYSASYSHSQCGDMSGQSRVC; encoded by the exons ATGAGCTGCAGCATCAAGAGAACATCCAGCACCTCGTACAGGAgcggaggaggaggtggaggtgcctgcggtggcggcagcggccgcagctcctctgtgtcctgcCGGCGCTACGCCTCCTCCGTCATCGGCGGTGGCAGCTACGGCGGGGCAGCCTGCGGGGGCTACGGGGGCAGCCTGAGCATGGGCAGCCTTGCTGGGGGCTTCGGCGGGGGCTTTGCGGGGATCTGCGGCCCTGGGGGGGACCTGCTGCTGAGCGGCAATGAGAAGGTCACCATGCAGAACCTCAACGACCGCCTGGCCTCCTACCTGGACAAGGTGCGAAGGCTGGAGGAAGAGAACGCTCAGCTTGAGCACCACATCCGGGAGTGGTACAGGAAACAAGCTCCCAGCGTTTCCAAGGACTACAGCTCCTACTACCAGACCATCGAACAACTCCAAAATCAG ATTATTTCTGCCACTGTGGACAACAACAAAATGCTTCTGGACATTGATAACAGCAAGATGACTGCCGATGACTTCCGAATGAA gtaTGAGAATGAGCTGGTCATCCGTCAGACCGTGGAGGCTGACATCAATGGCCTGAGAAATCTCATGGATGACCTGACTCTGGTTAGATCTTCCCTGGAATCTGAGCTGGAGTCCTTGAAGGATGAGCTGATTGCTCTCAAGAGAAACCATGAGGAG GAAATGAGGCAGCTCCAGTCCCAAACTGGTGGCGACGTGAGCGTGGAGGTCAATGCTGCCCCTGGAGAAGACTTGACAAAGATCCTGAATGACCTGAGAGATGAATATGAAGAGATCATTGCGAAGAACCGCCGGGAGGTGGAGCAGTGGTATGAGGTCAAG ATCCAAGAAGTCAACCAGCAGGTCACTTCCAGCAGCCAGGACATCCAGAcaagcagccagcagctcacCGAGCTGAGGCGTGAGATGCAGAACTTGGAGATCGAActgcaggcacagctcagcacG AAAAGCTCTCTGGAAAACTCCCTGGCAGAAACCGAGTCTCGCTACAGCTGCCTGCTGCAACAAATCCAGGCGCAGATCAACTGCATCGAGGAGGAGCTGGCCAGCATCCGCTGTGAGATGGAGGGTCAGAGCCAGGAGTACaagatgctcctgggcatcaAGATGCGCCTGGAGCAGGAGATCCAGCAGTACCGGTcgctgctgcaggaggggcaGCAGGACCTTGT tgccTCCCAAGGAGCTTTCCAAGGGGGTGGAAAATCCTCCCAGTCATATTCTGCTTCCTACTCTCATTCCCAGTGTGGAGACATGTCAG GGCAGTCAAGAGTGTGCTAG
- the LOC137486779 gene encoding keratin, type I cytoskeletal 13-like isoform X2, with translation MSSRKYTSSGGSGGFSGRSFGGGGSRSSYGGGFSSGSCGRISRSSYGGRMSGGSYGGGMSCGSMGGGLGSGGGGFGGMGGGYGGGGYSGGGFSGFGGSGGFGGGGSYGGGSFGGMGFGDESGLLSTNEKLTMQNLNDRLASYMDKVRRLEEENSQLEQLIREWYKNQAPSQSKDYSQYYRTIEELQNQIVGANVDLNRMLLDMDNTRMTVDDFRLKYETEYTLHQSVASDINGLRPLLDQLTLSRSDLETQFESLKEELIFLKKNHEEEMRGLQGQTGGDVNVEVNATPGINLMEKLNEMRCEYERLIENNRKEVESWYETKMEEVNQQVHSSGQEIQSSNQQISELRREYQSLEIELQSQISMIDSLQSNLEDTERRYNMQLQQIQGMIGPLEEELASIRCEMESQNEEYKMLLGIKTRLEQEIQQYRALLEEGQQDLVASQGAFQGGGKSSQSYSASYSHSQCGDMSGQSRVC, from the exons ATGTCCTCGAGAAAATACACCTCTTCTGGAGGCAGCGGGGGCTTTTCTGGGAGAAGTTTTGGTGGAGgaggctccaggagcagctatGGGGGAGGCTTTAGCAGTGGAAGCTGTGGCAGGATCAGCCGCAGTAGCTATGGGGGGAGAATGAGTGGTGGCAGTTATGGAGGAGGAATGAGCTGTGGAAGTATGGGAGGAGGACTTGGATCAGGagggggtggatttgggggaatGGGAGGTGGTTATGGAGGTGGTGGATACAGTGGAGGTGGATTTAGTGGCTTTGGGGGTAGTGGTGGctttggtggtggtggcagctaTGGTGGAGGCAGTTTTGGTGGCATGGGCTTTGGGGATGAGTCTGGCTTGCTCTCCACAAACGAGAAGTTGACCATGCAGAACCTCAATGATCGCCTGGCGTCGTACATGGATAAAGTGCGACGCTTGGAGGAAGAAAATTCCCAACTTGAGCAGCTGATCAGGGAGTGGTACAAAAATCAAGCTCCCTCTCAGAGCAAGGATTACAGCCAATACTACAGGACAATTGAAGAGCTGCAAAACCAG ATTGTTGGTGCTAATGTGGACCTTAACAGGATGCTTCTTGACATGGACAACACCAGAATGACTGTGGATGACTTCAGACTGAA GTATGAGACTGAATATACCCTCCACCAGAGTGTGGCAAGTGATATCAATGGATTACGCCCACTTTTGGATCAACTGACTCTGTCCAGATCTGACTTGGAGACACAGTTTGAGTCCCTGAAAGAGGAACTGATCTTCCTGAAGAAGAACCATGAAGAG GAAATGAGAGGACTGCAAGGCCAGACTGGTGGAGATGTCAATGTGGAGGTCAATGCTACTCCTGGCATTAACTTAAtggaaaaattaaatgaaatgcGCTGCGAGTACGAGAGGCTCATTGAGAACAACCGGAAGGAAGTGGAAAGCTGGTATGAAACCAAG ATGGAAGAAGTTAATCAACAAGTGCACTCCAGTGGCCAGGAGATACAATCAAGCAACCAGCAGATCTCTGAGCTGAGGCGTGAATATCAGAGTCTGGAAATTGAGCTGCAGTCGCAGATCAGCATG ATAGACTCTCTGCAATCCAACCTGGAAGACACGGAACGTCGTTACAacatgcagctgcagcagatccagGGCATGATCGGGCCCTTGGAGGAGGAGCTGGCCAGCATCCGCTGTGAGATGGAGAGCCAGAACGAGGAGTACaagatgctcctgggcatcaAGACCCGCCTGGAGCAGGAGATCCAGCAGTACCGGGCACTGCTGGAGGAAGGGCAGCAGGACCTTGT tgccTCCCAAGGAGCTTTCCAAGGGGGTGGAAAATCCTCCCAGTCATATTCTGCTTCCTACTCTCATTCCCAGTGTGGAGACATGTCAG GGCAGTCAAGAGTGTGCTAG
- the LOC137486779 gene encoding keratin, type I cytoskeletal 17-like isoform X1, with protein sequence MSCGTKSSTSTIRISSGGGGGGGGGRCSGGGGGGGGGGRSGGYSSMSSRKYTSSGGSGGFSGRSFGGGGSRSSYGGGFSSGSCGRISRSSYGGRMSGGSYGGGMSCGSMGGGLGSGGGGFGGMGGGYGGGGYSGGGFSGFGGSGGFGGGGSYGGGSFGGMGFGDESGLLSTNEKLTMQNLNDRLASYMDKVRRLEEENSQLEQLIREWYKNQAPSQSKDYSQYYRTIEELQNQIVGANVDLNRMLLDMDNTRMTVDDFRLKYETEYTLHQSVASDINGLRPLLDQLTLSRSDLETQFESLKEELIFLKKNHEEEMRGLQGQTGGDVNVEVNATPGINLMEKLNEMRCEYERLIENNRKEVESWYETKMEEVNQQVHSSGQEIQSSNQQISELRREYQSLEIELQSQISMIDSLQSNLEDTERRYNMQLQQIQGMIGPLEEELASIRCEMESQNEEYKMLLGIKTRLEQEIQQYRALLEEGQQDLVIPAGGMGGGMGGGMGGGRIGGGGYSGGGRGGGGGMSGGYGGGGSGMGGGMGGGSCGGGIGGGSGGGGMGGGSGGMGGGSGGMGGGSSGGCIGGGGGGGRTSGGISSSHSYSSSSQSQSCRSGGESQGYGRKSFD encoded by the exons ATGAGCTGTGGCACCAAATCTTCGACCAGCACCATTAGAATTagcagtggaggaggaggaggtggtggtggtggaagATGCAGTGGTGGAGGTGGTGGAGGTGGTGGAGGGGGTAGGTCTGGAGGATACTCCTCAATGTCCTCGAGAAAATACACCTCTTCTGGAGGCAGCGGGGGCTTTTCTGGGAGAAGTTTTGGTGGAGgaggctccaggagcagctatGGGGGAGGCTTTAGCAGTGGAAGCTGTGGCAGGATCAGCCGCAGTAGCTATGGGGGGAGAATGAGTGGTGGCAGTTATGGAGGAGGAATGAGCTGTGGAAGTATGGGAGGAGGACTTGGATCAGGagggggtggatttgggggaatGGGAGGTGGTTATGGAGGTGGTGGATACAGTGGAGGTGGATTTAGTGGCTTTGGGGGTAGTGGTGGctttggtggtggtggcagctaTGGTGGAGGCAGTTTTGGTGGCATGGGCTTTGGGGATGAGTCTGGCTTGCTCTCCACAAACGAGAAGTTGACCATGCAGAACCTCAATGATCGCCTGGCGTCGTACATGGATAAAGTGCGACGCTTGGAGGAAGAAAATTCCCAACTTGAGCAGCTGATCAGGGAGTGGTACAAAAATCAAGCTCCCTCTCAGAGCAAGGATTACAGCCAATACTACAGGACAATTGAAGAGCTGCAAAACCAG ATTGTTGGTGCTAATGTGGACCTTAACAGGATGCTTCTTGACATGGACAACACCAGAATGACTGTGGATGACTTCAGACTGAA GTATGAGACTGAATATACCCTCCACCAGAGTGTGGCAAGTGATATCAATGGATTACGCCCACTTTTGGATCAACTGACTCTGTCCAGATCTGACTTGGAGACACAGTTTGAGTCCCTGAAAGAGGAACTGATCTTCCTGAAGAAGAACCATGAAGAG GAAATGAGAGGACTGCAAGGCCAGACTGGTGGAGATGTCAATGTGGAGGTCAATGCTACTCCTGGCATTAACTTAAtggaaaaattaaatgaaatgcGCTGCGAGTACGAGAGGCTCATTGAGAACAACCGGAAGGAAGTGGAAAGCTGGTATGAAACCAAG ATGGAAGAAGTTAATCAACAAGTGCACTCCAGTGGCCAGGAGATACAATCAAGCAACCAGCAGATCTCTGAGCTGAGGCGTGAATATCAGAGTCTGGAAATTGAGCTGCAGTCGCAGATCAGCATG ATAGACTCTCTGCAATCCAACCTGGAAGACACGGAACGTCGTTACAacatgcagctgcagcagatccagGGCATGATCGGGCCCTTGGAGGAGGAGCTGGCCAGCATCCGCTGTGAGATGGAGAGCCAGAACGAGGAGTACaagatgctcctgggcatcaAGACCCGCCTGGAGCAGGAGATCCAGCAGTACCGGGCACTGCTGGAGGAAGGGCAGCAGGACCTTGT AATCCCAGCAGGAGGAATGGGAGGCGGCATGGGAGGAGGCATGGGAGGTGGTAGAATTGGAGGTGGTGGTTATTccggaggaggaagaggaggaggtggtggCATGAGTGGTGGATATGGAGGTGGTGGCAGCGGAATGGGAGGAGGAATGGGAGGAGGAAGTTGTGGAGGAGGAATAGGAGGAGGAAGTGGTGGAGGAGGAATGGGAGGAGGAAGTGGAGGAATGGGAGGAGGAAGTGGAGGAATGGGAGGGGGAAGCAGTGGTGGATGcattggaggaggaggaggaggaggaagaaccTCAGGAGGCATCAGCAGTTCCCACTCCTACTCTTCATCttcccagtcccagtcctgCAGGAGTGGCGGCGAAAGCCAAG GATatggaagaaaatcttttgACTAA